The genomic segment TGTAATCTGTCCAACATGCAACAAGCCTCTATGCCTGACCCTCGAATTAGATAAGGTAAACCTTTATCAGGAACAACAAGGTGGGAGAAACTTCAGGAAGGTCAGCAGCGGACTACAGACTAGACAGAAGTAGCAGAAGTAGAATTACAAAACCTAAAAATAGAATTACAATTAGGGATGAACCTAATGACCaatttccctgatgttttcGCAGAAGTATAAACTTAGACCTGTCAATCATTTGAAAAGATAAAGCAAATTCTTCAATAATCAAAATCCaatcacacaaaaacatctTGGACGCAAAGGACATGCATGATATTTTAGTGCAAAATACAACAATATGTCATTTAATTGTGACcattttcaaaataagtttAAANNNNNNNNNNNNNNNNNNNNNNNNNNNNNNNNNNNNNNNNNNNNNNNNNNNNNNNNNNNNNNNNNNNNNNNNNNNNNNNNNNNNNNNNNNNNNNNNNNNNGAGTGAAACCAAATACTCGTTATTCCTCTCTCAGCTCTATGTCTTGTTTGGTACTGAAGTAATCAAGAAGTAACGGAAGGTTATCAAGTTACACTACTTTCATATTGTGCTATTATTTGTATGTGTAACGATCACATTTATCAAACTaatattttaatacaaaatCTTTGCTTGACTTTATACAACCCTGGGTAAAGGATGAGATCAGTCAATGTGGTTGTTTATGGCAGTATACCCAAGAAACTAGAGCCGATATGAtagttacatttttaacaaacctgtgtttttgcaggacTGGATCTTACCGTATGGTGTCGGAGGAGGAGCAGGCCATGAGGTCTAAGCTGGAGCATCTGACAGTGAAGGATCATGGGCCGGTGTTCGGGCCCTGCCACAAGCTGCCCGGTCACACTGTGCAAAAGGTAAGAAATAATAACTGCAGCATGCACAAatctaattattattttaaaaagtactcTACTCCAGAACAATCTCTAGGTATTTGTAatttactttatacttcatacagcaaatattgtacattttgctccattacatttgtctgacagagtTGCTAGCTGCCACTCACAGGACATGTAGGCTGCAAACATGATGAGCCAATTGAATATGATGCACTGATGGAGATTAAACTCCCCAACAGTATATACACACAAGGACAGTTACTGTTTACAGAATATGTATCTTTATTCTTATAGTtttttattatatcattattcaaattgttattctttctctctttgttttgagaTTTACTCGTGTGCTGCTACTTATTCccctctgtactgctgtgttacctgtgaAATTCTCCAAggggggatcaataaaggaacatctcatcttatcttatcttatcttatcttatcttatcttttcTTATCTTTTCTTATATAAAGGAGATGAAGTGAGCTCAACCTTAAACATCCACAGCAGTACGATGACAcgtacacattaatgcagcagtgatattaatccaaaaacatcagatataaaAGTAACACACAAACAGGGAACATTTTGCTGGTAATACGTGCACGGTTTGAATGCAGTACTTTCACAGTGAAGTATCAGCACTATGACTGAGTGAAGCATCTGAATACTTCGTCCACCACATGTGTCTGATGTGTCTGATGTCaccttgtttttgtctcttcctcctgcaggcGAAGGACGAGCTGAACGAGACGGATGAGAGGCGGGCGTCGTCGCTGAAGGACCTGCGGGCCATGATGAAGGAGAGAGCGGCGGAGGGAGACGACCTGGCCAAACTGGTGGTGGAGCGTTTTGGGGACGAACCAGACTCTCTTCTCCTGCGCTTCCTCAGAGCTCGCAAGTTTGACGTTGTCAGATCCCACGAGCTCATGAAGGGTTAGTAGCAGCCGTTTGATCAATCTTCGCatcagtgatttttatttcactctCAGATCTCAGACGTGGTTTGCTTTCATTCGGTGCctgcaaacattttcaaatagtTTCAGTAATTGAGGGCGAGACCTCGTTTGTGCTCCTCGTTTGCATGAGTCCTGCCCATCACTGAGACAGGGAGGCATGTGTTCATTAATTGGGGGGCTTTTAAAATGCTTCTGAGTGTTCCGCTGAACAAAGACCTCCATTGTGTCCAAATGGGACAGCAAGTGTACTTCACTTGTGAACCCCCAGTGTTCTCCTGGGAACTGACTGTGTCGGTCtgggagaggagatgagattAAAACGTGGTTTTGAAGAGTGGTTTGACGCTCAGAGGACAAAAATACCATGCTGATGAGCTGCTCGTGTTTCTGCGTGCGCTAATGACTCCTACTTCTACTCAgcggtggaagaagtactcagaaCATTTACTTAAGTTAAAGGGGCAACAGTGTAGAGATACTCTGTAGATGAAAAGTCATGCATTCAAAATCTAACTGAAGTAAAAGTGCAAAAGTATTTGTGTTGTATGTAAACTTCAGTCTGTTTCCCTGGTCATTAATATTAGATGTAAACTGCACCCAAACTCCAGCTGAGGCCCCGGGCTCTGAGCAGATCAGACTAAATGTACCGGGTCAGTGCAGACTAATGTCATAGTGCTCTTGGATTGTTATTCTTGCTGTAGCTGTGAGATGATTTGGACATCACAACGacacaggaaaaacacaaatttatgAATATGGATCAGAACGTGTTATTGTGAGAGGAGAATGCGATGTGAACTTGTTTTGTGGGGTTAATTGGTGCTGGCGAGTaagacacagaacacacacacacacacacacacacacacacacacacacacactgggttaATTAGTGATTTGGTATGAAGAGGCTTGGATCTACAGTGTAGAGGCACTGAGACAGTGGTGTCATTGTGTTTGGCACTACACAAAGGGTCCGTGGACCATTAGGGCTTCATAACagaatgcaaatgtgtgtgtgtgtgtgtgtgtgtgtgtgtgtgtcctctagGGTATGTGCGCTTCAGGAAGGAGTATCCCGAGCTGTTTGAGAACCTGACCCCTGAGGCGGTCCGCAGCACCATCGAGGTCGGTTACCCCGTGGTTCTGCCCAGCAGGGACAAGTACGGCCGAGTTGTCCTGCTCTTCAACATTGAGAACTGGGACCTGGAGGAGATCACATTCGATGAGGTAGCTGCATATCAGCCTCACAGTGCGCAGCAGCACCTCCTCGATATCAGTCACCAAGAAAAGGGGCACCTCATAGCTCTCATAGCAATATCCCTAACGTAGCATAGATTGGATGTACTAAAAACTATATATAATGGACTCTactgaaaatgtctttgtttgtgtgtgacaggtCTTAAGAGCGTACTGTGTGATCCTGGAGAAGCTGCTGGAGAATGAAGAAACCCAGATTAATGGCTTCGTCCTGATTGAGAACTTTAAGGGCTTCACCATGCAGCATGCATCAGGGATTAAACCGGCCGAGCTCAAGAAGATGGTGGACATGCTGCAGGTCAGAGCGGACACACAAGGAAAGCTGCCAACGTTTTCACGTGCAGCCTCGGagcttttttaaaagtgttgcGTTCGTGTGTTTTTACGCAGGACTCGTTCCCAGCACGCTTCAAGGCGGTCCATGTCACTCACCAGCCCTGGTACTTCACCACTACGTACAACGTGGTCAAACCCTTCATGAAGAGCAAGCTGCTGGAGAGGGTACGGAGGGAGGACGTGTGCCATTAACGCTTTATTTTAAATCTGACTTTCAGCTTGTTTTTTCCAACTGTTTATCCGATTTGTACGGAAGCTCGTTGCTGCCaagcctgaaaaacaaaaacagatcagtatcacatttttttcactgttgCAAGATATTTTCTCTTTATAACAATATACTTATTATCTTGTGATAATGTTAGACGTTTCATGTTAGAatgtgttcatttatttttttaacctaaaACGTTTCACACTTTATCAGAAGATATTTTCATCACATTATAACATGAGAAGTTATTATTTAAATGATATATTTTGCCGTTATTATGAAATACAAACTTTTCACCTTATAACAAAAGATTTCTCTTGTTATAACAAtatactatttttatttttataacctGAAACATTTTGTGTTACAACAAGATATATAAAACACCATAACCAGATATTTTGACGTTATATTATCCCATTATGATGTGAAACACTTTGTAACAACAATTAGTTATCAcgttaaaacattaaaaggttAATGTTAAGATAAAAAATGAGGCTATATTTCAGGCTATGCACTAGAAAACGTTCTTGTTATGGCTATATAAGCTTTCACAATACAAGATGAATAGTTAATTGTTATAATGTGACTAGACTGGATGTTATTTAGTGGAAATATCTTGTTGTAACATGAAAAACATGCTGCTATAACAGCGGGTTGATAATGGCAATGacctgtttttctctgtctggtgGTAAAGTTGCTCCAGTCTTCTCCTCTGAACACTGTTTCTATCTTTCTTCAGGTCTTTGTTCACGGTGACGAGCTCGAAAACTACGTCAAAGAATTCAACGCAGACATCCTGCCTGCAGACTTCGATGGTAAAGCCCCGGTCTCTGACTGCCAGGCCATCGCCAACAAGATATTCGGCTCTGAAGACACCGCTCTCTGAGAGAACAGTCCTCTCATATCAACCCCAAGAGTTAGAGTGTCCTTCATCCTAGATGCTTCTTTTGTGATCAGAAATGTGGTCTAATTTGAAGctattgacatttttattattattcaggcAGTTCCTATGAGCGAAGAAAAGTATCTAGAGTTAGGAGAAGGGAGTGGTTCGCAAATATACGATGATATAAGTGGGAGAGAAAAAGGATGTTTAATAATTGATGGTTAATGTTACAGCACTGACGTTCCTTGTTACTTTACAAGCGGAGGGAAAATGAGGGAGTGTTTCGCCTTATAATGAATTTCACACCATACACATCAGCCTTGTGCCTACAGTCTACAGAGTACAGAAGTGAATCATAGTCTCGGGGAGATTTTTAGAAAGATACAAAGAGGGAAAATGAATGTTTTAGGAGCAGGAGCCTCCTGATCCTGATTCAGTGCCATGGAAACACTTCTTTGTCTCAGCAGCCTTGTTTGAGTGGTGACACTCAGATGCCTGACAGACCACAAAGATCCATTCTGCAATTTGCACTGGATTgagacatttaaaataaaatagatttttttttgtgtgtccgatgtttttcatgtcatttttgcCGTTTGTCGTCTTGTTGTTTCACCTGGTCTGTTTCACTGAGCAAGTTTATAATTAAACCAGGTCTACGTCataaaatctgatttattttcagcCAACCGTGTTTTATAAAAGAGGTTTAAATGAGTCTGTAACCCTTCTTTAACAGTCATCTTCCTACTGGTATTAGGTAGGAAACTGCGATCTGAACTGGTCATAACTTCATGGTAGTTATTAGAATTAATGGGTAATAGTCGAGGTTTTCTTATTATTAGCATTTCGTAGTATGCAGTTTCTCTGTACTAATACTATTATAATATACTATAAAATATTAGTATCTATATTATATActgtaataaacaataatatacTCTTAATTACCATATATCTACTGACTAAATTCTTAGAAATTGGGGAACTGTAAAAGGAAGGGTTACTAATGGATCTGACCAAAGCTAAGATGGAGAGACCAGAGCTAGACAAAGTACTCATATCATTCAATAAAAGTTGAAATACCATGGTATAgtaatactctgttacaagtaaaaatTCTGCATTCACATGATAAGTGTTAGGACAACCCTGACTCTATATAAAGTTGTGTCCCTGTGTAAAACATGGATAAAAGCagaatgtaaacaaactgtgtttaccgACGACAGCTTAAGGATCTGTTTCTTGAATCAGGACTTCATTCAAATTATGCTTGAATAGTACTCAACTTAAATTTTGCAACTGGTACAAGTGGGGTTAATAGAATGACTTCATATATAAGTGTGTAGCTTAACTTTTGgtaatatattgtattttatttgttgttgttttttattttgtaagtaATGAATCTCTCAAATAAGTGtagggaagagaaaaaaatgtctgaaatgtgaAGTAGAAGTAAAAGTTATTGAActgaagtacctcaaaatttAATTGCAGCACTTGAGTAGATATATTCAGTTATTTTCTACCACCGCTCCAGATTACCACGGTCCTGGTCagggtagtttttttttttcatagtgtCACTTAAAGCTTAActccatgtttttttaatccagcaGGGAGAGAGCCTCAGGAACACCATTTAAAAACACTGGCTTAACTGTTGTTACAGTGAATTTGCAGGATCCAAACAGTGATTCTTCAGTGTTCCTCCTTACATCTGCACGGTGCACGTGAGCCAGTTTGCATTTCCTGTCAAACACATCTCATAAAGCTCACAGACGAGTTAAACACGTGTGTGACCTCAACATAAGgagcattttttttatgatttgttcCTCTTTAAATGTCACGTATATGAAATTAAAGAAGCAGCTACTCAGTTTATTAAAATACAAGCGGGTCAGACAGATAATCTGAAGGTATCTACTCTGTTTTGACACCATATGGAGTTTGTTATGTCACTTAAGTAGCTTAAGTTGTTCAGGGGACAGACACAGTGAggagtacagtacagtgtggTTGTCACACGGGGGCTCAACCGTATCACTTTTGTCCCCATGTTAGATATAAACCTTCAAATTAATCAGATAACAACTTCTTCCATCTACTTGTATTTTGCTTTTCCATCGTCAAGTCAAGTAAAGAGAACTGGAGACCATTTTTCTTTtgagaaaataatttattttggaACACAATAACCATATTTCCTCACGTAGTTAGATCACACACACCACTGGTTTTCTTCAACAAAAACACCCAGTGTTCAATATCCGAGTACATCatgttgtgtgactgtgtgtgccCCGTCTCCTCGTCGACACATCCCTTAACCGCCTATCAGCATCAAAGTGTTTGCCAGAACAAAATTAAAGCTGCGGGCTAACACACTGTGGGCTCTCGTCACTTGTTTGGGCTAAAAAGATTTAAACTGAAAAGTCATCTTAGAAGAACACTGAGCAACGTTCATCCCAATCCAAGGAGTATTTCTTTATATATCGGAGacgtttaaatttaaatttgtcCAGTCAAATTTAACACGAGCCCACAATCTTGACAAAACAGGATCTTTGAAGCACCGGGGTCAGGATAGATACAACGGAGCACATTCTCATATCAACACAGGTAACTGACGTTTCAGAGCCAACACTCCATGAGAAAATCATCTGAATGTTTATGACGTGTTTTGGTCTTTTATACGTTGACACTATTTCCCgcaacattaaaataacaagAGATCCCTCCTGGTTGGTTATTGCCTTTATTTTCGGAAATGTTCCCTCAAGTACTTGAATATAcactatatttatattatatttctttAGCTTTTCCATCGTTAAAGTGAAGAAGTTTTGGTTTTCAATCAGAGGTGGTGATATGACACAGTATACACGCACTGTACTCGTCAACACTCGCGCTCTGATGCATTTGCACGATAACACAAGAAGTCgtaataacaatacaaaatacaaaaaacaaaaatacctcAAATAATCGACaagaacaaaaaatacatccaaATAATACATCCaaacctgcatttttttgtgcaaaGTCAGGGGGGGAGGCAAAAAAATCTCAGAAAGAACACAAACGGCTCTCGCTGCAGAAACCGGGTTTTATGCTGGTGTCGTCGATACTCCTCTGATTTCCCTACGAGCCAGAGTAAATCCAAACCACACCTGATTGTGTTAAAATGAGAGCTGTGGACAGAGCGAACCCTGAATCATGTCACCTCTCTGCATGCGAATGAGAGGACGTTTGCCATGAATGACTGGCAGTTGTAGTTTGGTCTCCCTGATGACAGATGGCAGCAGTGGTTTGTGGTTTGAACAATGGGGGATGAAAAGTCTTTTTCCGGGCAAAGAAACTCAAACTGACACTTTTCAGTTAGGGATGCACTAAAACGTCTTTAGAATGCATCAACCAGAGACAGCAGCCGTGTCGCTACTGATCCAAATTAAATACTTTCATTGTTAGTGTCATTACAACATTTagtgtttccattttcagtTAAATCAAAGGGGAACTGGACACTCTTTCCCATTTTAAGAGTGTCTAAGGATAACAGTTATTTGAATTTATCCCTTGTTGTTAAAGAATAAGATCA from the Sparus aurata chromosome 4, fSpaAur1.1, whole genome shotgun sequence genome contains:
- the LOC115580377 gene encoding retinaldehyde-binding protein 1-like, producing MIVTFLTNLCFCRTGSYRMVSEEEQAMRSKLEHLTVKDHGPVFGPCHKLPGHTVQKAKDELNETDERRASSLKDLRAMMKERAAEGDDLAKLVVERFGDEPDSLLLRFLRARKFDVVRSHELMKGYVRFRKEYPELFENLTPEAVRSTIEVGYPVVLPSRDKYGRVVLLFNIENWDLEEITFDEVLRAYCVILEKLLENEETQINGFVLIENFKGFTMQHASGIKPAELKKMVDMLQDSFPARFKAVHVTHQPWYFTTTYNVVKPFMKSKLLERVFVHGDELENYVKEFNADILPADFDGKAPVSDCQAIANKIFGSEDTAL